One Silene latifolia isolate original U9 population chromosome 4, ASM4854445v1, whole genome shotgun sequence DNA segment encodes these proteins:
- the LOC141652386 gene encoding nuclear pore complex protein NUP205-like: MAYSQVVANVKCSMLAEEILRSSVSEKSGVYHYSERGDRLINLESFRDKLWQLSAFNNELELNDLRDMIQRLLRWAWKYNRNLEEQVAQLHMLAGWSQIVEAWKYNRNLQSY, translated from the exons ATGGCCTATTCACAAGTTGTGGCCAATGTGAAGTGTAGTATGCTG GCTGAAGAAATACTTCGAAGTTCTGTCTCTGAAAAGAGTGGTGTATACCATTACTCAGAGAGAGGGGACCGGCTAATTAATCTTGAATCATTTCGGGATAAGCTCTGGCAG TTGAGTGCCTTCAACAATGAGCTGGAACTTAATGATTTAAGAGATATGATTCAGCGATTGCTGAGGTGGGCTTGGAAATACAATaggaaccttgaggaacaagttgcACAACTTCATATGCTAGCTGGCTGGTCTCAGATTGTTGAGGCTTGGAAATACAATCGGAACCTTCAATCCTACTGA